One stretch of Prunus persica cultivar Lovell chromosome G1, Prunus_persica_NCBIv2, whole genome shotgun sequence DNA includes these proteins:
- the LOC18788375 gene encoding putative E3 ubiquitin-protein ligase LIN-1 isoform X3 produces MVEMEATSSSASMASSFHEQERLDLKSIWAVVISVNSCIHKLISNAKARNSIRLRCTFKFSAQKEEFFEFSEQSVISNLYWGIDSIEAAIRAKCPEQKASLLKKAEQMLQVPALLDEHGVTAGFKNCCLVCCSYFYLSVVRKLQEDEWQVALHFLQAVLVFPRLVQTEFAPELCERIFASCTTNSGKQETRESRSLGSIFSAAYIEDDKDEAIRLMARVYRDWLMYYQVMLYGETTQLHCGYREMFSPDNESQYSMHGKSSSSGSSNTTEDEHSLHPHWNHQKVHPFDPQQDTGGGMEEELKTSIYIPEFEEYEKTTKDLDQATHFDVTNFLGSSSIKRLQDMLDDYQSDMRTSVDSCSEFSAYDNESEVMDDGECSMTTTRISADLPKSEICDWKLQDSVPKEAPEVNHSMLLGSRCPINLTLTISEHRDKKPNILRSCYVENECASQKNYKINQMDHQRSNSRRKPNLHTPKSFLEVSSYSAKDSKSELLGITEKAISKLLYLEGLGKWDEDCALEVTTIYELLGKKKGEKCAILKDMILDQLLAGISTSKEEMIIRASVSILTSIVAANKSAIEDIKKKGLQLSDLASALKRNVHEAAILFYLMNLSPAEIKSLEILPILAGVMCNSNSYMGRSESLPTPLTASLMIIEILVTAFDHCTNNMHLAEISSPKVLHGLIDVARTSNIEELISWATVLVKCIQYDGHCRRYISKQAPVAPFVHLLESNKKHAKFIALEFFHEVLCMPRSSAIIFLKRLHQEGSTNIMNSLMLCVQQMQPQYQLLAANLLLHLDTLDNTTCKSVFRDEAMQVILKSVASEEGSDTQLLSAFIVSNLGGTYSWTGEPYTIAWLVKKACLTSSYQRNMIKNIYWLDDCLEDAGTDSWCSKIARSLINIGNPVFHSLEKGLKSKLRRVSRDCLTAIAWLGFEIAKSPESIKFSACEILLSGVEEFLHPGMELEERVLACLCIYNYASGKGMKKLIHFSEGVRESLRRLSNVTWMAEELHKVADYVLPTLSRISCVHTQILEVFITCSGAVCALIYYMGFLYSGHSDGSIKVWNIKGQSATLVWDMKEHKKAVTCFSLFEPGDSLISGSLDKTIRVWQVVHRKLECIEVIATKEPIQHLNTYGQTIFATTNGHGIKVFDASRKVKDNCKNKKVKCLAVVQGKIYAGCKDSSIQEFSTTNNRAQEIKAATKFWKLQKKPINAIVTYKDWLYSASSVVEGSNLKEWRRHSKPQMSLKTGKRECIMAMGIVEDFIYLNCSSATNIIQIWLRGTQQKVGRISAGSRITSLLTANDIILCGTETGLIKGWIPL; encoded by the exons ATGGTGGAAATGGAAGCTACCTCCTCTTCTGCTTCAATGGCTTCCTCATTCCATGAACAAGAGAGACTGGACTTGAAATCCATTTGGGCAGTTGTCATTTCAGTCAATAGTTGCATTCACAAACTCATATCCAATGCCAAAGCTAGAAATTCTATACGTCTCAGATGCACCTTCAAGTTTAGTGCTCAAAAAGAGGAATTCTTCGAATTTTCGGAGCAATCTGTCATATCAAATCTTTACTGGGGGATTGACAGCATTGAAGCCGCGATTCGAGCAAAATGCCCAGAACAAAAAGCCTCTCTGCTCAAGAAGGCAGAGCAAATGCTGCAGGTTCCGGCGCTGCTCGATGAGCATGGAGTCACAGCAGGATTTAAGAACTGCTGTTTGGTGTGCTGCTCATACTTTTACCTCTCAGTGGTTAGGAAGCTCCAAGAGGATGAGTGGCAGGTTGCACTGCATTTCCTGCAGGCAGTTCTGGTGTTCCCAAGGCTTGTTCAAACAGAATTTGCACCTGAACTTTGTGAACGGATTTTCGCTTCATGCACCACCAACTCtggaaaacaagaaacaagagAAAGTAGAAGCTTGGGATCAATTTTTTCGGCAGCTTACATAGAGGATGACAAAGATGAAGCAATAAGGCTGATGGCAAGGGTGTATAGGGATTGGCTGATGTATTATCAGGTCATGTTATATGGAGAGACAACTCAGTTGCACTGCGGATACAGAGAAATGTTTTCCCCTGATAATGAGTCACAATATTCTAT GCATGGGAAATCCAGCAGCTCAGGCTCTTCAAATACAACGGAGGATGAACATAGCTTGCACCCTCACTGGAAT CATCAAAAGGTGCACCCTTTTGATCCTCAACAAGATACTGGTGGTGGCATGGAAGAAGAACTCAAGACTTCCATCTACATCCCAGAATTTGAAGAATATGAGAAAACCACAAAAGATTTGGATCAAGCAACACATTTTGATGTTACCAATTTCCTAGGCAGTTCAAGTATCAAAAGACTCCAAGATATGCTGGATGACTACCAATCAGATATGCGAACTTCAGTGGATTCGTGCTCTGAATTTTCTGCATATGACAATGAGtcagag GTTATGGATGATGGGGAATGTTCAATGACAACCACAAGAATAAGTGCAGATCTCCCCAAGTCAGAAATTTGTGATTG GAAGCTGCAGGATTCAGTGCCTAAAGAAGCCCCTGAAGTAAATCATTCTATGTTACTTGGCAGCAGATGCCCAATCAATTTAACTTTAACTATTTCAGAACATAGAGATAAAAAGCCAAACATCCTTCGGAGTTGCTACGTAGAGAATGAGTGTGCATCTCAGAAGAACTATAAGATCAACCAGATGGATCACCAAAGAAGTAATTCAAGGAGAAAACCGAATTTGCATACCCCAAAAAGCTTTCTTGAAGTAAGTTCATATTCTGCAAAAGATTCCAAAAGTGAACTACTAGGTATCACTGAAAAGGCAATTTCAAAACTATTGTACTTGGAAGGATTAGGAAAATGGGATGAAGATTGTGCTTTAGAAGTTACAACAATATATGAACTATTAGgcaaaaagaaaggagaaaaatgTGCTATCTTGAAAGACATGATATTGGATCAACTGCTAGCAGGTATTTCAACTTCAAAGGAGGAAATGATTATAAGGGCATCAGTGTCCATACTAACCAGTATTGTTGCAGCAAATAAGTCAGCTATAGAAGACATCAAGAAGAAAGGTCTACAGCTGTCTGATTTGGCAAGTGCTCTAAAAAGAAATGTGCATGAGGCAGCAATACTGTTTTACTTGATGAATCTATCTCCTGCAGAAATTAAGAGTTTAGAAATTTTACCGATATTGGCAGGGGTCATGTGCAATTCAAACAGTTACATGGGTAGGTCAGAATCTCTGCCAACACCTCTGACAGCATCCCTGAtgattattgaaattttagtaacTGCATTTGACCATTGCACAAATAACATGCACTTGGCTGAAATCAGTTCTCCAAAAGTTCTTCACGGGCTCATAGATGTTGCAAGAACTAGTAACATTGAAGAATTGATCTCTTGGGCTACTGTTCTTGTAAAATGCATACAATATGATGGACATTGCAGAAGATACATATCAAAACAAGCTCCTGTCGCTCCATTTGTCCATCTCCTAGAGAGTAACAAGAAGCATGCCAAGTTCATAGCACTGGAATTTTTCCATGAGGTTCTTTGCATGCCAAG GTCATCGGCTATTATCTTTTTGAAGAGGCTACACCAAGAAGGAAGCACCAACATTATGAACTCACTCATGCTATGTGTCCAACAAATGCAACCTCAATACCAACTTTTGGCAGCAAATTTGCTGCTCCATTTAGATACACTG GATAACACCACTTGTAAGAGTGTATTCAGAGACGAAGCAATGCAGGTTATCCTCAAGTCAGTGGCATCTGAAGAAGGTTCTGATACACAGCTTTTATCTGCATTCATTGTATCGAATCTTGGTGGAACATATTCTTGGACAGGGGAGCCATACACTATAGCATGGTTGGTTAAAAAAGCATGTTTGACTTCCTCGTATCAACGTAATATGATAAAAAACATTTATTGGTTGGATGATTGCTTAGAG GATGCTGGAACAGACTCATGGTGCAGCAAAATTGCCAGAAGCCTCATTAATATTGGGAATCCTGTCTTCCATTCTTTAGAGAAGGGTCTAAAGAGCAAGCTAAGAAGGGTTTCTAGGGACTGTCTAACAGCCATTGCGTGGCTTGGATTTGAAATTGCAAAGAGTCCAGAAAGCATTAAATTTTCTGCCTGTGAGATCTTACTTAGTGGAGTCGAGGAATTTTTGCATCCTGGAATGGAGCTAGAAGAAAGAGTTCTAGCATGTCTCTGCATATATAACTATGCTTCTGGCAAAG GgatgaaaaaattaattcatttCTCGGAAGGAGTGCGAGAATCACTAAGACGATTGTCAAATGTAACATGGATGGCAGAGGAGTTACATAAAGTAGCTGACTATGTTCTACCAACCTTATCA CGTATCTCGTGTGTTCACACACAAATCCTTGAGGTTTTTATCACTTGCAGTGGAGCTGTGTGCGCCCTCATCTATTACATGGGATTTCTTTACAGTGGACACTCAGATGGTTCTATCAAG GTCTGGAACATCAAGGGGCAATCAGCCACCCTTGTATGGGACATGAAGGAGCACAAAAAGGCGGTTACATGCTTTTCACTTTTCGAACCAGGAGACAGCCTTATAAGTGGATCACTGGACAAAACCATCAGG GTATGGCAAGTGGTTCACAGGAAATTGGAGTGCATTGAAGTAATTGCAACAAAGGAACCAATTCAGCACCTAAATACATACGGCCAAACAATATTTGCAACTACTAATGGCCATGGGATTAAG GTGTTTGATGCATCAAGAAAGGTCAAGGATAATTGCAAGAATAAAAAGGTGAAGTGTCTGGCAGTGGTTCAGGGGAAGATTTATGCAGGGTGCAAGGATTCAAGCATACAG GAGTTTTCAACTACGAACAACCGGGCCCAAGAGATCAAAGCAGCTACCAAATTTTGGAAGCTGCAAAAGAAGCCCATTAATGCAATTGTCACATATAAAGATTGGCTTTACAGTGCAAGTTCAGTTGTGGAAGGTTCAAATTTGAAG GAATGGAGAAGACACAGCAAACCCCAAATGTCGCTAAAAACCGGCAAAAGAGAATGTATAATGGCAATGGGAATAGTTGAAGACTTCATATACCTCAACTGCAGCTCAGCAACAAACATCATTCAG ATATGGTTAAGAGGGACTCAGCAGAAAGTGGGCAGAATTTCAGCAGGAAGCAGAATTACCAGCCTCCTCACTGCCAATGACATTATCCTATGTGGTACCGAGACGGGTCTGATCAAG GGGTGGATCCCCCTATAG
- the LOC18788375 gene encoding putative E3 ubiquitin-protein ligase LIN-1 isoform X1, translated as MVEMEATSSSASMASSFHEQERLDLKSIWAVVISVNSCIHKLISNAKARNSIRLRCTFKFSAQKEEFFEFSEQSVISNLYWGIDSIEAAIRAKCPEQKASLLKKAEQMLQVPALLDEHGVTAGFKNCCLVCCSYFYLSVVRKLQEDEWQVALHFLQAVLVFPRLVQTEFAPELCERIFASCTTNSGKQETRESRSLGSIFSAAYIEDDKDEAIRLMARVYRDWLMYYQVMLYGETTQLHCGYREMFSPDNESQYSMHGKSSSSGSSNTTEDEHSLHPHWNHQKVHPFDPQQDTGGGMEEELKTSIYIPEFEEYEKTTKDLDQATHFDVTNFLGSSSIKRLQDMLDDYQSDMRTSVDSCSEFSAYDNESEVMDDGECSMTTTRISADLPKSEICDWKLQDSVPKEAPEVNHSMLLGSRCPINLTLTISEHRDKKPNILRSCYVENECASQKNYKINQMDHQRSNSRRKPNLHTPKSFLEVSSYSAKDSKSELLGITEKAISKLLYLEGLGKWDEDCALEVTTIYELLGKKKGEKCAILKDMILDQLLAGISTSKEEMIIRASVSILTSIVAANKSAIEDIKKKGLQLSDLASALKRNVHEAAILFYLMNLSPAEIKSLEILPILAGVMCNSNSYMGRSESLPTPLTASLMIIEILVTAFDHCTNNMHLAEISSPKVLHGLIDVARTSNIEELISWATVLVKCIQYDGHCRRYISKQAPVAPFVHLLESNKKHAKFIALEFFHEVLCMPRSSAIIFLKRLHQEGSTNIMNSLMLCVQQMQPQYQLLAANLLLHLDTLDNTTCKSVFRDEAMQVILKSVASEEGSDTQLLSAFIVSNLGGTYSWTGEPYTIAWLVKKACLTSSYQRNMIKNIYWLDDCLEDAGTDSWCSKIARSLINIGNPVFHSLEKGLKSKLRRVSRDCLTAIAWLGFEIAKSPESIKFSACEILLSGVEEFLHPGMELEERVLACLCIYNYASGKGMKKLIHFSEGVRESLRRLSNVTWMAEELHKVADYVLPTLSQRISCVHTQILEVFITCSGAVCALIYYMGFLYSGHSDGSIKVWNIKGQSATLVWDMKEHKKAVTCFSLFEPGDSLISGSLDKTIRVWQVVHRKLECIEVIATKEPIQHLNTYGQTIFATTNGHGIKVFDASRKVKDNCKNKKVKCLAVVQGKIYAGCKDSSIQEFSTTNNRAQEIKAATKFWKLQKKPINAIVTYKDWLYSASSVVEGSNLKEWRRHSKPQMSLKTGKRECIMAMGIVEDFIYLNCSSATNIIQIWLRGTQQKVGRISAGSRITSLLTANDIILCGTETGLIKGWIPL; from the exons ATGGTGGAAATGGAAGCTACCTCCTCTTCTGCTTCAATGGCTTCCTCATTCCATGAACAAGAGAGACTGGACTTGAAATCCATTTGGGCAGTTGTCATTTCAGTCAATAGTTGCATTCACAAACTCATATCCAATGCCAAAGCTAGAAATTCTATACGTCTCAGATGCACCTTCAAGTTTAGTGCTCAAAAAGAGGAATTCTTCGAATTTTCGGAGCAATCTGTCATATCAAATCTTTACTGGGGGATTGACAGCATTGAAGCCGCGATTCGAGCAAAATGCCCAGAACAAAAAGCCTCTCTGCTCAAGAAGGCAGAGCAAATGCTGCAGGTTCCGGCGCTGCTCGATGAGCATGGAGTCACAGCAGGATTTAAGAACTGCTGTTTGGTGTGCTGCTCATACTTTTACCTCTCAGTGGTTAGGAAGCTCCAAGAGGATGAGTGGCAGGTTGCACTGCATTTCCTGCAGGCAGTTCTGGTGTTCCCAAGGCTTGTTCAAACAGAATTTGCACCTGAACTTTGTGAACGGATTTTCGCTTCATGCACCACCAACTCtggaaaacaagaaacaagagAAAGTAGAAGCTTGGGATCAATTTTTTCGGCAGCTTACATAGAGGATGACAAAGATGAAGCAATAAGGCTGATGGCAAGGGTGTATAGGGATTGGCTGATGTATTATCAGGTCATGTTATATGGAGAGACAACTCAGTTGCACTGCGGATACAGAGAAATGTTTTCCCCTGATAATGAGTCACAATATTCTAT GCATGGGAAATCCAGCAGCTCAGGCTCTTCAAATACAACGGAGGATGAACATAGCTTGCACCCTCACTGGAAT CATCAAAAGGTGCACCCTTTTGATCCTCAACAAGATACTGGTGGTGGCATGGAAGAAGAACTCAAGACTTCCATCTACATCCCAGAATTTGAAGAATATGAGAAAACCACAAAAGATTTGGATCAAGCAACACATTTTGATGTTACCAATTTCCTAGGCAGTTCAAGTATCAAAAGACTCCAAGATATGCTGGATGACTACCAATCAGATATGCGAACTTCAGTGGATTCGTGCTCTGAATTTTCTGCATATGACAATGAGtcagag GTTATGGATGATGGGGAATGTTCAATGACAACCACAAGAATAAGTGCAGATCTCCCCAAGTCAGAAATTTGTGATTG GAAGCTGCAGGATTCAGTGCCTAAAGAAGCCCCTGAAGTAAATCATTCTATGTTACTTGGCAGCAGATGCCCAATCAATTTAACTTTAACTATTTCAGAACATAGAGATAAAAAGCCAAACATCCTTCGGAGTTGCTACGTAGAGAATGAGTGTGCATCTCAGAAGAACTATAAGATCAACCAGATGGATCACCAAAGAAGTAATTCAAGGAGAAAACCGAATTTGCATACCCCAAAAAGCTTTCTTGAAGTAAGTTCATATTCTGCAAAAGATTCCAAAAGTGAACTACTAGGTATCACTGAAAAGGCAATTTCAAAACTATTGTACTTGGAAGGATTAGGAAAATGGGATGAAGATTGTGCTTTAGAAGTTACAACAATATATGAACTATTAGgcaaaaagaaaggagaaaaatgTGCTATCTTGAAAGACATGATATTGGATCAACTGCTAGCAGGTATTTCAACTTCAAAGGAGGAAATGATTATAAGGGCATCAGTGTCCATACTAACCAGTATTGTTGCAGCAAATAAGTCAGCTATAGAAGACATCAAGAAGAAAGGTCTACAGCTGTCTGATTTGGCAAGTGCTCTAAAAAGAAATGTGCATGAGGCAGCAATACTGTTTTACTTGATGAATCTATCTCCTGCAGAAATTAAGAGTTTAGAAATTTTACCGATATTGGCAGGGGTCATGTGCAATTCAAACAGTTACATGGGTAGGTCAGAATCTCTGCCAACACCTCTGACAGCATCCCTGAtgattattgaaattttagtaacTGCATTTGACCATTGCACAAATAACATGCACTTGGCTGAAATCAGTTCTCCAAAAGTTCTTCACGGGCTCATAGATGTTGCAAGAACTAGTAACATTGAAGAATTGATCTCTTGGGCTACTGTTCTTGTAAAATGCATACAATATGATGGACATTGCAGAAGATACATATCAAAACAAGCTCCTGTCGCTCCATTTGTCCATCTCCTAGAGAGTAACAAGAAGCATGCCAAGTTCATAGCACTGGAATTTTTCCATGAGGTTCTTTGCATGCCAAG GTCATCGGCTATTATCTTTTTGAAGAGGCTACACCAAGAAGGAAGCACCAACATTATGAACTCACTCATGCTATGTGTCCAACAAATGCAACCTCAATACCAACTTTTGGCAGCAAATTTGCTGCTCCATTTAGATACACTG GATAACACCACTTGTAAGAGTGTATTCAGAGACGAAGCAATGCAGGTTATCCTCAAGTCAGTGGCATCTGAAGAAGGTTCTGATACACAGCTTTTATCTGCATTCATTGTATCGAATCTTGGTGGAACATATTCTTGGACAGGGGAGCCATACACTATAGCATGGTTGGTTAAAAAAGCATGTTTGACTTCCTCGTATCAACGTAATATGATAAAAAACATTTATTGGTTGGATGATTGCTTAGAG GATGCTGGAACAGACTCATGGTGCAGCAAAATTGCCAGAAGCCTCATTAATATTGGGAATCCTGTCTTCCATTCTTTAGAGAAGGGTCTAAAGAGCAAGCTAAGAAGGGTTTCTAGGGACTGTCTAACAGCCATTGCGTGGCTTGGATTTGAAATTGCAAAGAGTCCAGAAAGCATTAAATTTTCTGCCTGTGAGATCTTACTTAGTGGAGTCGAGGAATTTTTGCATCCTGGAATGGAGCTAGAAGAAAGAGTTCTAGCATGTCTCTGCATATATAACTATGCTTCTGGCAAAG GgatgaaaaaattaattcatttCTCGGAAGGAGTGCGAGAATCACTAAGACGATTGTCAAATGTAACATGGATGGCAGAGGAGTTACATAAAGTAGCTGACTATGTTCTACCAACCTTATCA CAGCGTATCTCGTGTGTTCACACACAAATCCTTGAGGTTTTTATCACTTGCAGTGGAGCTGTGTGCGCCCTCATCTATTACATGGGATTTCTTTACAGTGGACACTCAGATGGTTCTATCAAG GTCTGGAACATCAAGGGGCAATCAGCCACCCTTGTATGGGACATGAAGGAGCACAAAAAGGCGGTTACATGCTTTTCACTTTTCGAACCAGGAGACAGCCTTATAAGTGGATCACTGGACAAAACCATCAGG GTATGGCAAGTGGTTCACAGGAAATTGGAGTGCATTGAAGTAATTGCAACAAAGGAACCAATTCAGCACCTAAATACATACGGCCAAACAATATTTGCAACTACTAATGGCCATGGGATTAAG GTGTTTGATGCATCAAGAAAGGTCAAGGATAATTGCAAGAATAAAAAGGTGAAGTGTCTGGCAGTGGTTCAGGGGAAGATTTATGCAGGGTGCAAGGATTCAAGCATACAG GAGTTTTCAACTACGAACAACCGGGCCCAAGAGATCAAAGCAGCTACCAAATTTTGGAAGCTGCAAAAGAAGCCCATTAATGCAATTGTCACATATAAAGATTGGCTTTACAGTGCAAGTTCAGTTGTGGAAGGTTCAAATTTGAAG GAATGGAGAAGACACAGCAAACCCCAAATGTCGCTAAAAACCGGCAAAAGAGAATGTATAATGGCAATGGGAATAGTTGAAGACTTCATATACCTCAACTGCAGCTCAGCAACAAACATCATTCAG ATATGGTTAAGAGGGACTCAGCAGAAAGTGGGCAGAATTTCAGCAGGAAGCAGAATTACCAGCCTCCTCACTGCCAATGACATTATCCTATGTGGTACCGAGACGGGTCTGATCAAG GGGTGGATCCCCCTATAG